Proteins encoded in a region of the Raphanus sativus cultivar WK10039 chromosome 8, ASM80110v3, whole genome shotgun sequence genome:
- the LOC108820160 gene encoding DEAD-box ATP-dependent RNA helicase 5-like, giving the protein MTESGKKSKKNKHGEETQEVEVQKEVTDGKVLSNKEKKKRKREEKEEENKVPDVSGVSNGGGVETEQKVVVTGKDVEEAKYAALTSFAESKLPDNVLDCCKTFQKPSPIQSHSWPFLLDGRDLIGIAKTGSGKTLAFGIPAIMHTLKKNKNGKGTRKPTCLVLSPTRELAVQISDVLSEAGEPCGLKTICVYGGSSKRPQINAIRSGVDIVIGTPGRLRDLIDSNELRLSDVSFVVLDEADRMLDMGFEEPVRFILSKTNKVRQMVMFSATWPMEVHKLAQEFMDPNPVKVVIGSVDLAANHDVLQIIEVLDDHTRDQRLVALLEKYHKSEKNRVLVFALYKAEADRLERFLHTRGWKAVSIHGNKPQSERTRSLALFREGSCPLLVATDVAARGLDIPDVEVVINYSFPLTTEDYVHRIGRTGRAGKKGVAHTFFTQQNKGLAGELVNVLREAGQVVPADLLKFGTHVKKKESKLYGPHFKEIAADAPKAKKITFADSDDED; this is encoded by the exons ATGACAGAATCAGGCAAGAAGAGTAAGAAGAACAAACACGGAGAGGAAACTCAGGAAGTAGAAGTGCAGAAAGAGGTCACCGATGGTAAGGTGTTGAGtaataaagagaagaagaagcgcaagagagaggagaaagaggaagagaatAAAGTCCCTGACGTATCAGGTGTTAGCAACGGAGGCGGAGTAGAAACTGAACAGAAGGTCGTCGTTACCGGAAAAGATGTGGAGGAAGCCAAGTACGCAGCTTTAACATCTTTCGCTGAATCAAAGTTGCCTGACAATGTTCTTGATTGCTGCAAGACTTTCCAGAAACCTTCTCCCATTCAGTCGCATTCGTGGCCTTTCTTGTTAGACGGTCGTGATCTTATCGGGATCGCCAAAACTGGTTCAG GTAAGACATTGGCGTTTGGGATTCCTGCGATTATGCACACGttgaagaaaaacaagaacGGTAAAGGAACTAGGAAACCGACATGTCTTGTTCTTTCTCCGACGAGAGAGTTAGCTGTTCAg ATTTCTGATGTTTTGAGTGAAGCTGGAGAACCGTGTGGTTTGAAAACGATTTGTGTGTATGGTGGAAGCTCTAAAAGGCCTCAAATTAACGCTATTCGATCTGGAGTT GATATTGTCATTGGTACACCAGGTCGTTTGAGAGATCTGATTGACTCTAACGAGCTTCGTCTCTCTGATGTTTCCTTTGTG GTATTGGATGAAGCAGATCGAATGCTTGATATGGGTTTCGAGGAACCAGTCCGGTTTATACTGAGCAAGACGAATAAAG ttcGTCAGATGGTAATGTTCAGTGCAACTTGGCCTATGGAAGTCCACAAATTGGCTCAGGAATTCATGGATCCAAACCCTGTCAAG GTAGTCATAGGTTCTGTAGACTTAGCTGCCAACCACGACGTTTTGCAAATCATCGAG GTGTTGGACGATCATACTCGTGACCAGCGCCTCGTTGCTTTACTAGAAAAATACCACAAGTCTGAAAA AAACAGGGTTTTGGTGTTTGCCTTATACAAGGCAGAAGCTGACCGTCTTGAGCGTTTCCTTCACACAAg AGGCTGGAAAGCTGTATCTATACACGGAAACAAACCACAGAGCGAACGTACCAGATCTTTGGCATTGTTCAGAGAAGGATCCTGTCCGTTACTG GTGGCTACTGATGTAGCAGCAAGAGGGCTCGATATCCCTGACGTGGAAGTTGTGATAAACTACAGTTTCCCTCTAACAACAGAGGATTATGTACACAGAATCGGGAGAACAGGAAGAGCGGGTAAAAAGGGCGTTGCGCATACCTTCTTCACACAACAGAACAAG GGTCTTGCTGGAGAGCTTGTGAATGTTCTCAGGGAAGCTGGACAAGTGGTGCCGGCTGATCTTTTGAAGTTTGGCACTCATGTCAAGAAAAAG gAATCAAAACTTTATGGACCTCATTTCAAAGAAATAGCAGCTGATGCTCCAAAAGCTAAGAAGATTACATTTGCTGATTCTGACGATGAAGACTAG
- the LOC108820161 gene encoding putative F-box/kelch-repeat protein At1g32430 has product MEKTATLPWDLVEEILSRLPPKPLVRLRTVCKQWKTLVDDNTFINNHKKTFRFILVTKSKVYSVSLNPKIEVRELTLNIPGLKDEEPNDLVECNGFILCGMAEGAVVCNPWLGQTRCIQGGVNQSSFEYLGIGYDDNTINKKIVYKTLASDTSHTTTVWKIHDFDTDEWKDEEEKPETTGESNLIYIHSTRGVSLNGNLFFIAYGLTRPSFFIVFYNFRREKNYNLCDLPCAQKDHSDTLVLRVYRGDRFSLLKQCHVTKKIQIWVVKDKIDIRSRMKVKWRIFMEVSIPNLPDLIQMQSYYQPSYFIDDKRGSKRLVVCSCDVDGRAWIYVVGENKLISKTRLDSVVDPWPLHCTCFPSLVMVPGCQREEGKANLQVNYSFLWFFVWLFLKLKFLFSKIKYF; this is encoded by the coding sequence ATGGAGAAGACGGCGACGCTTCCATGGGATTTGGTGGAAGAGATCCTCTCTCGTCTCCCTCCTAAACCACTTGTCCGATTGAGAACCGTTTGCAAACAATGGAAAACTCTCGTCGACGACAACACTTTCATCAACAACCACAAGAAGACGTTTCGATTCATTTTAGTAACTAAATCCAAGGTTTATTCGGTAAGCCTCAATCCCAAGATAGAGGTGCGTGAGTTAACCTTAAATATCCCCGGCTTAAAAGATGAGGAACCTAATGACTTGGTCGAGTGCAATGGGTTCATTCTATGTGGCATGGCCGAAGGAGCTGTGGTTTGTAACCCGTGGTTAGGACAGACTAGATGCATCCAGGGTGGTGTTAACCAATCTAGTTTTGAATATCTTGGCATAGGTTATGATGATAATAccataaataagaaaattgttTATAAGACCCTTGCTTCAGACACTAGTCACACTACCACTGTGTGGAAAATCCATGACTTTGACACAGATGAGTGGaaagacgaagaagaaaaaCCTGAAACAACGGGTGAATCGAATCTGATATATATACACTCGACAAGAGGTGTATCGTTGAAtggaaatttgttttttattgcTTACGGCTTGACTCGTCCCTCCTTCTTCATTGTTTTCTACAACTTTCGGAGAGAAAAAAACTACAATCTTTGTGATCTACCATGTGCGCAGAAGGATCATAGTGATACTCTTGTCCTTAGAGTTTATAGGGGAGATCGGTTTTCGTTATTAAAGCAGTGCCATGTAACAAAGAAGATACAAATTTGGGTGGTCAAGGACAAGATTGATATTCGGTCTAGAATGAAAGTGAAATGGAGGATTTTCATGGAAGTGTCAATCCCTAACTTGCCGGATTTAATACAGATGCAATCATATTATCAGCCAAGTTACTTCATTGACGATAAAAGGGGTAGTAAAAGGCTCGTTGTGTGTTCTTGCGACGTAGATGGCCGGGCTTGGATCTATGTTGTTGGGGAAAACAAGTTAATCAGTAAAACACGATTGGATTCTGTAGTGGATCCTTGGCCTTTGCATTGTACTTGTTTTCCCAGTTTGGTCATGGTGCCTGGGTGTCAAAGAGAAGAAGGAAAAGCAAATTTACAAGTTAATTATTCATTCCTttggttttttgtttggttgtttCTGAAGCTAAAGTTCCTTTTTAGcaaaataaagtatttttag